In Longimicrobium sp., the genomic stretch GCAGAGCCTCACCCTCAACGTGGCGGAGTGCCCTCCGTGTCCCCCGTGCCCGCCCGGGTGCACCTCGATCCCCGACCTCCCACCCGGCTGTATCGATCTCACGCTCCCGGGATGCCCCGCGGGATGCGTCTCCGGCTGCGCCGGGTGCCTGGGGTGCGGGGGGAGCTGCATGGGCTGCCTCTGCCGCATCCTCTGCTGGCTGTGGATCATACTCCTGGCGGGCTACCTGCTCGGCATCGCGACCGGTGCGCTCGCGAACGTGGTGGCGCTCGCCATCGCCACGGTCGTGCTGGTCCTGTTCGCCTGGCTGTACATCAAGCTCTGCAAGCTGTGCAGCCTGGTGAAGTGCACCTGGATCGCGCTGATCGTGTTCATCGTGGTGGTCGTCTTCGCCCTGCTGTTCGGCGTCGTGCTGGTGGGGCTGGGACCCGCGCTGCTGGTGGCGGCCGGGATCTTCGTGGCGGCGCTGCTGGTAAACTACTTCTTCTGCACCGGAAAGATCGGATTCTGAGAAGCGGTCCGGGATGATTGCCGAGCCGGAGAAGGCAGACGGCGACAGCGCACCATCCCGAAATCAAAGGCCCGCCGGGGGGAGCGCTCCCGGCGGGCTGTCCATACCCTCAGCCTCAGCCCACTCGATCAGGGGCGCACGAGGTCGTGCATCGCTCGATGCAGCTCTTCCGTGAGATCAGGTCCTGCATGAAGAAGGATCGGAGCGCCGCCTGCGCTCCCACCCGCACCCCGTCCGGATCGTTCGGCCGCGCGCGAAGGCCCGAAGCGCATCTATCGGCCCCCCTTGCATGAGAACAAAATTCCCGTCAACGATGAACCGCTCGGGCCACCTGTGGAACTCACCAGCGAATCGTGCACCGTACTGAAATCCTCAATGCCAATTTCGCAGGTACATTCATCATGCTTCGGCGACGAGTTCGTCCACCCGCTTCGCTGAGAACCCCGCCGTGGCGCGCTCACCGCGGACGAGGACGGGGCGGGTGACGAAGGTGTACTCCTGCGCCATCAGCCGCACCATCTCGTCCTCGGAGACGTCGCGCTCGTGCAGGCCCATCTGGCGGAACTTCATCGCGCGCTTTGAGAACAGCTTCTCCACGCCGCCCACCTTCGCCGCGAGCGCGCGGACCTCGTCCTCCGACAGCGGCTGCTCCTTGAGATTGCGATAGGCGCGGACCGGGATGCCCTTCTCCTGCAGGCGGGTGACGGCCTTCTGGCAGGTGGTGCAGTACGGAAGCCAGTAGACGTCGACCGCGCCGTCGTCCTTCGCGGCCGCCATCACCCCACCGCCGCGGGCTGGCGCGTATCGGCGTACTCCGCGCAGAGGGCCAGCACCTCGGCGTCGGTGAAGGTGTGGTCGCACTTCTTGGCGGCGTCGAACACGTGGTTCGCCAGGCCGTCGTCGGCGCCGTCGAACCCGTGCGCCTTCAGCCAGTAGCGCACGTTGGAGATGCCGCTCATGTGGCCGATCTCGATCTTCTGGCTCAGCCCGAACCACCCGGCGGGAACGCCCGAGTAGATGCGGTCGGCCAGCCAGGCGTCGCCCTTGGCCTCGGCCTTGACGATGGCCGCGGCGTGCACCCCCGTGCCCGTGCGGAACGCGTCCTCGCCGAACACCGGCCAGTTGTAGGCGATGGGAACGCGGCAGGCGTCGGCGGCCAGCTGCACGTACTCGTTCAGCTTCGACACGTCCCGGTCGTGGAGCCCCAGGAGCTTGAGGTTGACGAGCAGCAGGTCCATCTCCGCGTTGCCGCAGCGCTCGCCGATCCCCAGCGCGGTGCCGTGGATGCGGTGCGCGCCCTCCTCGATGGCCGCCAGGCAGTTGGGGATGGCCAACCCGCGGTCGCGGTGGCCGTGCCAGTCGATCTTCACGTCCTCGCCGCTGGGCTCCACCACCTCCTGGCGGATGAAGCGCACCAGCCGGCGGACGCCGTGCGGCGTTGCGTGCCCCACCGTGTCGGCCAGGCAGATCCGCCGCGCGCCGCACTCGATGGCGGTCTGATACAGTTTCTTGAGCACCTCCGGCCGGGCGCGGGTGGTGTCCTCGGTCACGTACATCACCGGCAGCCCGTTCTGAACCGAGAAGCCGACGGCGTCCTCGGTGGCATGGAGCATCCGGTCGAGCGTCCAGTCCTCGGCGTACTGGCGGATGGGCGAGCTGCCGATGAACGTCGCCGCCTCGATCGCGATCCCCACCCGCTGCGAGATGTCGATGATGGGCTGCAAGTCGGCGCGCACCGTCCGCGCGGCGCAGTTGGGCTCGATGGGAAGGCGGTGGTCGGCGATCTCGCGGGCGAGCGCCTCCACGTCGCGCACCGCGCGAGGGCCGGCGCCGGGAAGGCCGATGTCGGCCGAGGCGATGCCCAGCTCCGACATCAGGTGCAGCAGCCGGACCTTCTCCTCGATGGTGGGGTCGGTCACCGAGGGCGACTGCAGCCCGTCGCGCAGCGTCTCGTCGTTCAGCTGCACGCCGCGGCGGGTGGAGTAGTCGAAGCAGCCTTCAACGCAGTTCCAGTCGTGGATCAGCTCGCTTTCCTGCATCGTTCCTCTGTGGGCGTGGTGCGGACGGCGACGGGCGTGGACGGGCCGGAGCGCGCGTTGAGCGGCGCTCAGCCGCGGCGGCCGGAATCTTAGCAGAACGGTCGTCCGAACGAAACGTGCCGTGCGAATGGGGCCGCGGCGGGAAGCCTCTGCCAGCGTGGACGGCGTACTTGTGATGGGATAGGATCACGGCGAAGAACAGCAACAGGACCTCAGTGCCCAGAACCGGGAACACCCAAGAGGACTTCGTAGCCGCCCGAGCGGTGATGAAAAAACAGCCGAGCAGGCAGAAGGCAATCGCGACGAACACCGCTGAAGCTGGATCATTCGGCAGGACCACATTCCACAGCGGCGTCTTCACGCGAGCACCAGACCCACCTGCGTTTGAGGCGTTTCTTCTCATCTGGCACCCTGTGCGGATGAGGTCCTAAAGGACAGAGCGGATGCAGTAGCTAGACGAGATGAACGGGCAACAGCTCTCCCCAGTTCCGCAGGTACCGCCGCACCAGAAGTTCCCATCTAGATCGCTCCAGAGGACTTGAAGCGGTCGATAAAAACAAATCGAGCCGGCACCCCGGCAGGGGGTATCGGCTCGTCTCAGCAGAATCAGGTGCGCCCGACGCGGCGCTGTTGAAAGCGAACCTAGCGTGTGTATCTGCAGAGGTCAAGCACTGCGTTTGACACCACCTCCCTCCCTCGGCATTCTTCCGCCGTCCACCTCCCGTTGATCGCGATGCCCTCGACGCCGGCGGTTCCCCTGCTTTCCGACGCCCGCCTGAAGCCCGTCCGCGCGCTCGCGCACGAGACCGACGCCGACACGCTGCACGACCAGCTCGAGCTGGTGTCCATCCCCGCCCCGCCCTTCGGCGAGGATACGCGCGCCGCCCGGCTGGTCGAGCGCTTCCGCGAGATCGGGCTGGCCGACGTGCGCCGCGACGGCGAGGGAAACGTGCTCGGCGCCATCCCCGGCGCGAACGGCGACCCGCGGCCCGTGGTCGTGGCCGCGCACCTCGACACCGTCTTCCCCGCGGGAACGGACCTGTCGCTCCGGCGCGAGAACGGGCGCATCTACGCGCCGGGGATCACCGACAACGCGCGCGGGCTGGCGGGGATGCTGGCCGTGGCGCGCGTGCTGGCGCGGACGGGCGTGCGGCCGCATCGCCCCGTGGTGTTCGTCGGCACCGTGGGCGAGGAGGGCGCGGGCGACCTGCGCGGCGTGAAGCACCTCTTCGCCGGCGAGGGCGAGCTGCGGCGGGCGGCGGCGTTCATCGCGCTGGACGGGTCGGGGCTGCGCCGCATCGTGCACCGCGCCATCGGCTCGCGGCGGCTGCGGGTGGAGGTGGCGGGGCCGGGCGGGCACTCGTGGGCGGACCGCGGCGCGCCCAACCCCATCGTGGCGCTCGGCGCGGCGGTGTCGGAGATCGCCACGCTGGCGCTCCCCGAGCCGTCTCGCACGGCGCTGACGGTAGCGCGGATCGGCGGCGGCACCAGCATCAACGCCATCCCCGACGGCGCGTGGATGGAGCTGGACATGCGCAGCGAGGCGCCCGGCGTGCTCCCGCGCTTGGAGGAGAGCGTGCGCGGCGTCCTGGCCCGCGTGGTCGACGAGGAGAACGCCACGCGGCGGAAGGGAACGGAGCCGCTGGCGGCCGCCATCACCGTCATCGGCGACCGCCCCAGCGGCGAGACGCAGCCGCGCGAGCCGCTGGTGCAGGCGGCGTCGGCCATCACCTACGGCCTGGGGCAGCGGCCGGAGCTGGTCGGCTCGTCGACCGACGCGAACGTGCCGATGGCGCTCGGCATCCCCTCCATCGCCATCGGCGTGGGCGGCGACTCGGGCGGCATCCACACCACCGACGAGTGGTACAGCAACGAGAACGGCGCCCTCGGCGTCGAGCGCGCCCTCCTCATCATCCTCGCCGCCGCTGGCGTGCAGGCGTAGACGCAGACGCTCCCCGCATCATCACTTCGCGCCAATGCAGATCGCCCCACGTCGGCATCCGCGTGGGTGATCTGCATCCCCATCTCTCAATATCACAGCCGAATCGATTCGCAAAGCCGGAGAGATATCCTTTTAGCGCCACGGTTCACCCGGTATCATGCGGTTGCGCCCTTCAGATCCGGAGGCGCACGGCCGTGAACCGTTCACGTGGGGGAGGCGCCATGAAGAAGCTTCGGCTGATGCTCGACGAGCTGCGGGTGGACTCATTTGCGACTGATGGCCTGGCTCAGGAGGCCGGCACCGTGCGCGCGCACGAGAGCCTGCTCCGCTGCACCGAGACATGCGACACCGGCGACTTCACGTGCGACGGTGGCGGCAACACCTGCGACGACGCCAACAGCTGCCAGATCAGCTGCTCCGACTGCAACTCGTACTACTGCGCCACGGGCGGCGTGTCGTGCGGCCGGTTGTCGTGCGTGTACACCTGCGCGGTCGGGTGCTGACGCTCCGCTGAGTAGATCCCCGGACCGGTACGGAAGGGCCGCACTCCCCGCCGGAGAGCGGCCCTTCGTCGACGCTTCATCCCCCTCCGTCCATCCCTCCCCCACCGCTCTCCGCGTCAGCTCCGCGCGGCCGGTCACATTTCCGGCACCCCGGCGCCGTATCGCGCGTCCTATAGACGGCGCGGAACGCGCCTGGCCGCGACCCCATCCGCGGCCACCCCTCGGACCGGAGACCCTACCATGCGCAAGATCAGGCTCGACATGGACGACCTGCAGGTGGTGTCGTTCACCACGCAGAAGGCGGAGAACAAGGAGGGCACCGTGCACGCCCACGCGCAGACCGAGTGGAACACCTGCCAGGGCGGCACCTGCGACCCCGGCGACACCTGCTGGGACAGCTGCGACGGCGTGTGCGGCACCTACTTCTGCGCGCCGACCGAGGGGAGCTCCTGCCAGCAGGTAAGCTGCGTCATCTGGTCGTGCCGCTGCTGAACCGCGCGTGCCGGCCGAGCTCGAAGC encodes the following:
- a CDS encoding M20/M25/M40 family metallo-hydrolase; the encoded protein is MPSTPAVPLLSDARLKPVRALAHETDADTLHDQLELVSIPAPPFGEDTRAARLVERFREIGLADVRRDGEGNVLGAIPGANGDPRPVVVAAHLDTVFPAGTDLSLRRENGRIYAPGITDNARGLAGMLAVARVLARTGVRPHRPVVFVGTVGEEGAGDLRGVKHLFAGEGELRRAAAFIALDGSGLRRIVHRAIGSRRLRVEVAGPGGHSWADRGAPNPIVALGAAVSEIATLALPEPSRTALTVARIGGGTSINAIPDGAWMELDMRSEAPGVLPRLEESVRGVLARVVDEENATRRKGTEPLAAAITVIGDRPSGETQPREPLVQAASAITYGLGQRPELVGSSTDANVPMALGIPSIAIGVGGDSGGIHTTDEWYSNENGALGVERALLIILAAAGVQA
- a CDS encoding LeuA family protein is translated as MQESELIHDWNCVEGCFDYSTRRGVQLNDETLRDGLQSPSVTDPTIEEKVRLLHLMSELGIASADIGLPGAGPRAVRDVEALAREIADHRLPIEPNCAARTVRADLQPIIDISQRVGIAIEAATFIGSSPIRQYAEDWTLDRMLHATEDAVGFSVQNGLPVMYVTEDTTRARPEVLKKLYQTAIECGARRICLADTVGHATPHGVRRLVRFIRQEVVEPSGEDVKIDWHGHRDRGLAIPNCLAAIEEGAHRIHGTALGIGERCGNAEMDLLLVNLKLLGLHDRDVSKLNEYVQLAADACRVPIAYNWPVFGEDAFRTGTGVHAAAIVKAEAKGDAWLADRIYSGVPAGWFGLSQKIEIGHMSGISNVRYWLKAHGFDGADDGLANHVFDAAKKCDHTFTDAEVLALCAEYADTRQPAAVG
- a CDS encoding ArsC/Spx/MgsR family protein, producing the protein MAAAKDDGAVDVYWLPYCTTCQKAVTRLQEKGIPVRAYRNLKEQPLSEDEVRALAAKVGGVEKLFSKRAMKFRQMGLHERDVSEDEMVRLMAQEYTFVTRPVLVRGERATAGFSAKRVDELVAEA